A genome region from Oryzias melastigma strain HK-1 linkage group LG12, ASM292280v2, whole genome shotgun sequence includes the following:
- the fbp1b gene encoding fructose-1,6-bisphosphatase 1b, translated as MSEKAAFDTNVLTLTRFVLEEGRKAHGTGELTNLLNSICTAVKAISSAVRKAGIANLYGIAGSTNVTGDQVKKLDILSNDLVINMIKSSFSSCVLVSEEDEHALIVEPDKQGKYIVCFDPLDGSSNIDCLVSIGTIFAIYKKTTNSDPCEKDALQSGRNIVAAGYALYGSATMLVLSTGQGVNGFMLDPAIGEFILVDRDVKIKKKGKIYSLNEGYAQQFYPDVTEYLQKKKFPEDGSAPYGSRYIGSMVADVHRTLVYGGIFLYPANVKSPKGKLRLLYECNPMAFIMEQAGGVATTGSENILDIQPTSIHQRVPVVLGSPDDVQEYISIYKKHHK; from the exons ATGTCTGAGAAAGCAGCTTTCGACACCAACGTGCTGACGCTCACCAGGTTTGTCCTGGAGGAGGGCAGGAAGGCCCATGGAACGGGAGAGCTGACGAACCTGCTCAACTCCATCTGCACGGCGGTCAAAGCCATTTCCTCTGCTGTCAGGAAGGCTGGGATTGCCAACCT GTATGGCATCGCAGGAAGCACCAATGTGACTGGAGACCAGGTGAAGAAGCTGGACATCCTGTCCAATGATCTAGTCATCAACATGATCAAGTCCTCTTTCAGCTCCTGCGTCCTGGTCTCGGAGGAGGATGAGCACGCCCTCATCGTGGAACCAGATAAGCAA GGAAAATACATCGTGTGCTTTGATCCGCTCGACGGTTCCTCCAACATCGACTGCCTCGTCTCCATCGGGACGATTTTTGCCATCTACAAAAAG ACCACCAATAGTGATCCGTGTGAGAAGGATGCACTGCAGTCGGGCAGAAACATCGTGGCTGCTGGTTATGCTCTGTACGGCAGCGCCACCATGTTGGTTCTCTCCACGGGTCAGGGAGTGAACGGCTTCATGCTCGACCCC GCGATCGGGGAGTTCATACTGGTGGATCGAGACgttaaaatcaagaaaaaggggaaaatctACAGTTTGAATGAAGGATATGCGCAACAGTTTTACCCAGATGTGACAGAGTATCTCCAGAAGAAGAAATTCCCAGAG GATGGCTCCGCACCGTATGGCAGTCGGTACATCGGTTCAATGGTGGCCGACGTTCATCGAACGCTGGTGTACGGAGGGATCTTTCTCTATCCTGCAAATGTCAAGAGTCCCAAGGGAAAG CTGAGGCTGCTTTACGAATGCAACCCCATGGCCTTCATCATGGAGCAGGCAGGAGGCGTGGCCACGACCGGCTCGGAGAACATTCTGGACATCCAGCCCACATCCATCCACCAGAGAGTGCCTGTGGTCCTGGGATCCCCGGATGATGTGCAAGAGTACATCTCCATCTACAAGAAGCATCACAAATGA